The genomic DNA GCCGCGGTCAGGGTGGTCTTGCCGTGGTCCACGTGTCCGATCGTCCCCACGTTCACGTGGGGCTTGTTCCGCTCAAACGTTCCTTTCGCCATGTTGGTGTTCCTCCTGAAATGGATCTGCCCGGACGGCCGGGCAAGCCTTGCCAGTGTACTCGCCCCCCTGGAAAACGCCAAGAGTCCATGCTCCAAAGCGCCTGAGGGGTTCAAGGAAGGCACGGCCTGCAGATTCTGCAGGCCGTGCCGGATGGAGCTTCTGGTCGGGATTGAACCGACGACCTCTCCCTTACCAAGGGAGTGCTCTACCACTGAGCTACAGAAGCGGAGAAAAAGCGGGAAACGAGACTTGAACTCGCGACATTCAGCTTGGGAAGCTGACGCTCTACCAACTGAGCTATTCCCGCGCGCCGTGCTCGATGAAGATGTGGTGGGCAGGGGCGGATTCGAACCGCCGTACACGTACGTGAACAGATTTACAGTCTGTCGCCTTTAACCACTCGGCCACCTACCCACACGTTGATGGAGCCACCCAGGAGAATCGAACTCCCAACCTTCCGATTACAAGTCGGGTGCTCTACCAGTTGAGCTAGGGTGGCACCGTTCCCGCACGCGGGCGTTGGGTGCCCTGAGCGCGGAAGCGCCCGCGCAGGCGCGTTCACTTCCGGCTGGGAATAGTAGCACCGGCCCCCAGGGGTGTCAATCGTTCCTTAAGTCGCCTGCCGGATGCGCCATTACGCGCATTGCGCGCCTGGCCAAGGAGCGTATGCTGGCCCCGCACGGGCGCCGGCTGCGCCCCGATGGTCCTGATTTCACGTTCAGAACGAGGTTTCCCTTGGAAAGTCTACGCACGCTGTGGCCGTACCTGATGTTTCACCGGCGGCAGTATGTGATCGGCCTGCTGGCGATTGCCATCGCCAACGCCGTGAACCTGCTGCCGGCCTATTTCATCCGCTGGACGATCGACGGCCTGACCGGCCAGATCGACACGGACCCCACCACCCCCGGCCTGACCCTGGCCCGGGCCGGTCTGTACGCCGTGGGCATCGTCGTGGCGGCCCTGATCGCGGGCGGGTTCACGCTGCTGATGCGGCGCATGATCGTCGTCGCGTCCCGGCAGAGCGAGTACGAGGTGCGGCGCGACATCTTCGCCCACCTTCAGACACTCGACAAATCCTACTACGACCGCGCCCGCACCGGCGACCTGATGAACCGCTTGACCGGCGACCTGGGTGCGGTGCGCGAAATGCTGGGCTTCGGCGCGTGGCAGATCGTGAACATCGTGTCGGGCTTCGTCACAGCCTTCGCGGTGATGTTCAGCCTGTCGTGGCAGCTCACGCTGATCGTGATTGCCCTGATTCCGATCATCGTGGGCATCCTGTCGTACCTGGCGCGGCAGATCAACGTGCGCCACAAGGCCGCCCAGGAACAGAACAGCGCAATCGCGGCGATGGCCCAGGAGAACTTCAGCGGCGCGCGCGTCGTGAAGGGCTACGCCATCGAGGACCGCGAGATCGAGACGTACCGCGAGATGAACCTGGAGCTGCTGCGCCGCAACGTCGCCCTGACGAAGGTGGACGGGCCGCTGCGGTCGTTCACCACGCTGCTGATCGGCGTGGCCTTCGGGCTGATCCTGCTGGTCGGCGGCCGCCTGATCCTGTACGGCGGCGCGGGCGGCGCGTTCACGGTCGGGATGCTGGTGCAGTTCCTGATCACGGTGGGCCGCCTGACCTTCCCGATGATGATGATCGGCTGGATCACCGGCGTGACCCAGCGCGGCCTGGCGTCGTGGCTGCGGCTGCGCGAGCTGCTGGACGCCGGGGCGCAGATCCACGACACCCCCGGGCGCACCGACCCCACCATCCACACGCTGCGCGGCGAGATCGCCTTCGAGCACGTGAGCGTGCGCTACGGCGGCATGAGCGTGCTGGACGACGTGAACCTGCACATCCCGGCTGGCACCTTCGTCGGCGTGACCGGCCCGACCGGCAGCGGTAAGACCGTGCTGATGCAGCTCCTGACGCGCAGCCTGGATCCCAGCAGCGGCACCGTGCGGATCGACGGCAACGACATCCGCTACATTCCGCTCTCGCGGCTGCGCGAGCACATCAGCGTGGTGCCGCAGGAGCCGTTCCTGTTCAGCGACACCATCGCCAACAACATCGGCTTCGGGATCGAGTCGCGTGACCTGCCCATCGTGCCCACCGGCGTGAGCGTGGTGGGACTGCCGGCCACGCCGAACGTGCCGCAGCAGCCGGACCTCGCCCGCGTGCGCAACGCCGCGCGGCTGGCCGGGCTGGACGGCGACATCGAGGGCTTCCCCGACGGCTACGACACCATGCTCGGCGAGCGCGGCGTGACGCTCTCCGGCGGGCAGCGTCAGCGCACTGCAATTGCCCGCGCCATCGTGCGCGAGCCCGCCATCCTGATCCTCGACGACAGCCTGTCGGCCGTGGACACCGAGACCGAGCGCCGTATTCTGGACGGCCTGCGCGAGGTCAGCCAGGGCCGCACCGTGATCCTGATCGCGCACCGGATCAGCACCCTGCGGCACGCCGACCGCATCGTGGTGCTCGAGCACGGCCGCGTGACCGAGCAGGGCAGCCACGAGGAACTCGTTGCCCTGGGCGGCCACTACGCTGAACTCGAGCGCCTCCAGCGCCTCGCCAGCGACCTCGACGCCGACGGCGAAGCGGTCAGCGATCCCGAGCACGCGGCCGACGACCTCGAAGACCGTCTCCCCCGGGGAGCACAGGACGTGAAGGTGAAGTCATGACCCAGCCCGAAGACGCCTTCTCCAAGAGTTTCGACGCGCACCTGACGCGGCGCGTGCTGGGCTACCTGAAGCCCTACCGCGGCCTGGCGGTGCTGGGCGTGCTGCTCGCGCTGGTCACCGCGGCGCTCCAGCCGCTGCCCACGCTGCTCCAGCGCTACGCCATCGACCACGCGCTCCAGCCGTACGCGAGCAACCCCGCGCAGAACCCGGCGCCGCTGTTCCAGGTGCTGCTGATCGCGTCGCTGGGGTACATCGCCATCCAGGCAGTCGCGTTCGCGGTCACGTACTTCTCGACCCTGGCGATCGGCTACCTGGGCCAGAACGTGCTGCGCGACATCCGCGCCGACGTGTTCACGAAACTCCAGCGCCTGCAACTGAGCTTCTTCGACCAGAACCCGGTGGGCCGCCTGATCACGCGCGTGACCAGCGACGTGGACGCCATCAACCAGTTCATCACCGGCGGGCTGATCTCCCTGATCACCAGCACGTTCCTGATCATCGTGTACATGGTCGTCATGCTGACCATCGACTGGCGGCTGTCGCTGATCGCCTTCACGGTGCTGCCCATCCTGTATTTCGCCACGAACTACTTCCGGGGCAAGATGCGCCTGGCGTACCGCGACACCCGCATCCAGCAGGCCATCGTGAACACCAAGCTCAACGAGAACATCACCGGCATGCTGACCGTGCAGCTCTTCGGCCGCCAGCGCCGCAGCGCCCTGGATTTCGACGGGTCCAACCGCGCCCTGCTGACGGCCAACGAGACCAGCGTGAAGTGGTTCTCGCTGTTCATGCCGGTCGTGGCGGTCCTGGGGCAGGTGGCGGTGGCGCTGGTGCTGTACTTCGCCGCGCGGCAACTGCTGGGACCTGACGCGGTCGGCACCGGCCTCAGCGCGGCCGTGACGGTCGGGACGCTCTTCGCGTTCGTGCAGTGGACGCAACAGCTGTTCCAGCCCATCCAGGACCTCAGCGACGTGTTCAACACCCTGCAGGCCGCAATGGCCAGCAGCGAGCGCATCTTCGGCGTGCTCGACACCGAGGAGACCATCACCGACAAACCCGGCGCCCAGCGGCTGGAGCACTTCGCGGGCCGGGTGGACTTCGACGGCGTGTGGTTCGCGTACGACGGCAGCGTCACGGCGGACGTCCCGGACAGCGACGACCGCTGGATCCTGCGCGGCCTCGACCTGCACATCGCCCCCGGCGAGAGCGTGGCCCTGGTCGGCGCGACGGGCGCGGGCAAGACCAGCGTGACCGCCCTGGTCTCTCGCTTCTACGACGTGCAGCGCGGCAGCGTGAAGGTGGACGGCGTGGATGTCCGTGACCTGGCGCAGCACGACCTGCGCCGCCACGTAGGCGTGGTGTTGCAGGACGTGTTCCTGTTCGCCGGCACCATCGAGAGCAACCTGACCCTGAACAACCCCGAGATCAGCCACGAGCGCGTGGTGGAAGCCTGCAAATACGTCGGCGTTCACGACTACATCCTGTCGCTGGAGGACGGCTACCGCACGGAAGTGCGCGAGCGCGGCGCCACGCTGTCGACCGGGCAGAAGCAGCTCCTGGCCTTTGCGCGCGCGCTGATCCAGAACCCCGACATCCTGCTGGTGCTGGACGAGGCCACCGCGAACGTGGACACCGAGACCGAGATCCGTATCCAGGAAGCGCTGGAGAAGGTCATGCTGGGCCGCACCAGCGTCATCATCGCCCACCGCCTGAGCACCATTGAGCACTGCGACCGGATCGTGGTGATGCGCAAGGGCCGCATCGTCGAGCAGGGCAGCCACCGTGAACTGCTCGACAAGGGCGGCTACTACGCCCGCCTGCACCGCCTCCAGTACGCCAAGGGCGAAGCGGCGGACTGACGCGCAGATGGACATCCTGACGGGCACCGGCCTTGCTGGCCGGTGCCCGTGTCCGTCGGCTCCGGCCGAGCCCGAAGAATCCATGAAGCGGCGCCCGCCACGGTTGCGCCCCCCGGTCCCGCCTACACTCCGCGCATGACCAGCACCGACAAGGCCGCGTTCGTCAAGCCCTCGGACGCCGAACTGCGCGGGCAGCTCACGCCCATCCAGTACCAGGTGACGCAGCACGAGGGCACCGAGCGGGCCTTCACCGGCGAGTACTGGGACCACACCGGCGACGGCATCTACGTGGACGTCGTGTCCGGCGAGCCGCTGTTCTCCAGCCGGGACAAGTACGACGCCGGCTGCGGATGGCCCAGCTTCACGCGGCCCATCGAGAAGGTCGGCCTGACCGAGAACACCGACTACAAGATCGGGTACGCCCGCACCGAGGTCCGCTCGCCCGTCGCGGACTCTCACCTGGGCCACGTCTTCCCGGACGGCCCGCGTGACCAGGGCGGCCTGCGCTACTGCATCAACTCCGCGGCGCTGCGCTTCGTCCCGGCAGACCGCCTGGAGGCCGAGGGCTACGGCGAGTACGCGGCCCAGTTCCGCTGAGCGGGGCTGACGTCAGGTCCGCTCAGCGGGGA from Deinococcus metalli includes the following:
- a CDS encoding GTP-binding protein gives rise to the protein MAKGTFERNKPHVNVGTIGHVDHGKTTLTAA
- a CDS encoding ABC transporter ATP-binding protein, producing the protein MTQPEDAFSKSFDAHLTRRVLGYLKPYRGLAVLGVLLALVTAALQPLPTLLQRYAIDHALQPYASNPAQNPAPLFQVLLIASLGYIAIQAVAFAVTYFSTLAIGYLGQNVLRDIRADVFTKLQRLQLSFFDQNPVGRLITRVTSDVDAINQFITGGLISLITSTFLIIVYMVVMLTIDWRLSLIAFTVLPILYFATNYFRGKMRLAYRDTRIQQAIVNTKLNENITGMLTVQLFGRQRRSALDFDGSNRALLTANETSVKWFSLFMPVVAVLGQVAVALVLYFAARQLLGPDAVGTGLSAAVTVGTLFAFVQWTQQLFQPIQDLSDVFNTLQAAMASSERIFGVLDTEETITDKPGAQRLEHFAGRVDFDGVWFAYDGSVTADVPDSDDRWILRGLDLHIAPGESVALVGATGAGKTSVTALVSRFYDVQRGSVKVDGVDVRDLAQHDLRRHVGVVLQDVFLFAGTIESNLTLNNPEISHERVVEACKYVGVHDYILSLEDGYRTEVRERGATLSTGQKQLLAFARALIQNPDILLVLDEATANVDTETEIRIQEALEKVMLGRTSVIIAHRLSTIEHCDRIVVMRKGRIVEQGSHRELLDKGGYYARLHRLQYAKGEAAD
- a CDS encoding ABC transporter ATP-binding protein → MESLRTLWPYLMFHRRQYVIGLLAIAIANAVNLLPAYFIRWTIDGLTGQIDTDPTTPGLTLARAGLYAVGIVVAALIAGGFTLLMRRMIVVASRQSEYEVRRDIFAHLQTLDKSYYDRARTGDLMNRLTGDLGAVREMLGFGAWQIVNIVSGFVTAFAVMFSLSWQLTLIVIALIPIIVGILSYLARQINVRHKAAQEQNSAIAAMAQENFSGARVVKGYAIEDREIETYREMNLELLRRNVALTKVDGPLRSFTTLLIGVAFGLILLVGGRLILYGGAGGAFTVGMLVQFLITVGRLTFPMMMIGWITGVTQRGLASWLRLRELLDAGAQIHDTPGRTDPTIHTLRGEIAFEHVSVRYGGMSVLDDVNLHIPAGTFVGVTGPTGSGKTVLMQLLTRSLDPSSGTVRIDGNDIRYIPLSRLREHISVVPQEPFLFSDTIANNIGFGIESRDLPIVPTGVSVVGLPATPNVPQQPDLARVRNAARLAGLDGDIEGFPDGYDTMLGERGVTLSGGQRQRTAIARAIVREPAILILDDSLSAVDTETERRILDGLREVSQGRTVILIAHRISTLRHADRIVVLEHGRVTEQGSHEELVALGGHYAELERLQRLASDLDADGEAVSDPEHAADDLEDRLPRGAQDVKVKS
- the msrB gene encoding peptide-methionine (R)-S-oxide reductase MsrB, which codes for MTSTDKAAFVKPSDAELRGQLTPIQYQVTQHEGTERAFTGEYWDHTGDGIYVDVVSGEPLFSSRDKYDAGCGWPSFTRPIEKVGLTENTDYKIGYARTEVRSPVADSHLGHVFPDGPRDQGGLRYCINSAALRFVPADRLEAEGYGEYAAQFR